Genomic segment of Myxococcus stipitatus:
GCGGACGGCTACCGCTCCTTCCGCGGCCGCGACGCCGGCATCAACGCGCTGATGCGCAAGCGCGGCTTCCCCGTGCCCACGACGGCGGGCGCGCAGTCGAAGTCGACGCGCTGAGCGGGGCGCGCGCCGTCACCGAAAGCCCTCGGTGACGGCGGCCTCGGGGGAGGGGAGGCCGTGTGGCTCCCCTCGCTCCGGACGTGACTCAGCGACTGCTCACGGGTCCAGGAACGAGCGCTTCACCTGCTGCAGCAGCTCGTCCTTGCGGCCCTCGGGCGCGTTGGCGATGTGGCCCTGGTTGATGGTCCAGATGATGGTGCCACCCAGGCCCTTGGAGCGCGCCCACTGTCCCTTCACGGCGACGGACTGGCCATCCTCGTACGAGATGTAGTTGCAGTGGCCGGGGCCGCTCACGGTGGGGAAGGAGAGGTAGGGCGAGGCGGCCTTCTCGTCCCAGCGGCGCGCGTGCGGGTCGTAGTACGCCTGCATGATGTTGCTGTAGCTCATCGCGTTGTCGCTCTGCCCCTCGGAGACGTGCTGCCGCCCGTCCAGCGGGGTGCGCGGCTCGGTGACGCCCTGCCAGCAGGTGCCGAAGAAGCCGATGCCGATGCCCAGCCGGCCCGGGGGCACACCCGCCTTCAGGTAGCCGTCCACGGAGTTGGCGACGGAGCTGGGGCGGCCCGGGGAGTCGTCCATGAGCGGGCTGGAGTGCCAGCTCTCCCAGCTGCCCCAGTTGCCGCTCATCTTGTAGGACATGATGTTGAGCTGGTCGACGCGCTCGGCGAGCTGGGCCATGAAGTCAGCCTCCACCTCCGGCATCCCGAAGTTGGCGTTGATCCAGTTCACCGGCACCGTGAGGATGATGTCGGGCCGCGCCGCGCGCAGGTCGTCCAGGAGCGCCAGCAGCAGCTCGCCGTCGTTGCCCGCGGGCGGCAGGTTGATGGGCTCCCAGTCCAGGTCCAGGCCGTCGTAGCCCAGGTCGTCCATGAGCTTGAGGAGCTCGCGCACGAAGACGATGCGGCTCTCGCCCGTGGCCGCCTTCACGAAGCCGTCGTGCTCACCGAAGCCGCCAATCATCAGCAGCGCCTTGCGCCCCGCCGCATGGGCCCGCTCCGCCAGGGCCCTGGCCATGATGGGGCCCTCGTAGGTCGTGACGTCGAAGTCCGAGTACAGCGTCCCGTCGTATCGGGGGCGCACGCGGCCCACCATCAGGTGCGTCATGCCGGAGAAGTCCACCGACTCCACCGGCAGCAGGCCGCGCTGGTAGCCCACGTAGTAGCCGGACACCCACTGCGACGGCGCCCCTCCGGCCCGAGGCGTCACGGAGCCGGCGCTCACGGTGGGCCCCTCGCCCATCTCGTTGATGGCCTTCACCGTGATGGTGTGGGCCTTGTCGTTGGACAGGTCCACGAGGTTCACGCTCGCCGCCGGTGCCTTCACCGTCACCGACCTGCCGCCCGGCTCGGCGGTGACGACGTAGTGCTGCAACGGCCGGCCGCCGAAGCTCGCCGGCGCCAGCCAGCTCACATACGCCTGCCCGTTGCCCGCCGTGGCGCGGACCGCGCGCGGCTGCCCCGGCACCGTGGGGTTGCGGATGGACAGGCCCGCCAGGGGCGTCACGTACTCCGACGGGACGGAGCCCTCGCCCTCGCCGCGCGCGTTCACCGCGGAGACCTTGAAGATGTATCGAAAGCCGTTGTTGAGCCCCATCACCATCGCCTGGTGGTCGCCCGCGCTGACGATGGCGCCCCCGCATGCGGGCTCACATTTCACGATGTAATAGAGCAAGGGGTGCCCCCCGTCACTGCTGGGAGGCCTCCACGTCACCAGCGCCTGCGCATCCGCCGCCTGCGCTTCCACGGAAGACGGCTGCCCCGGGAGCCCCGGGCCTTCGTCCCCCTTGCCGCATCCCCCAAGCAGCGTCCCCACACCCACCGCGAGGACGAGCTGCCACTGCGTCATGAGTCGAGTCTTCACTGCACACCTCTTGGAACTAGCTACTTAAGACTATACGGGAAAGTCTGACAAACCTGTGTTGGTAATGTATAACGAAATTGGATGTGATTGTCAGGCAACACGGCCGACGGGAACATCTCACAGTCCGAGAATCCGGCGGATGAGGACTGGACGTTTCGAGCGCTGCGGGGTGCGTCTTTGGTACCGTGGGCGCACTTGCCAATGAAACGATTGTTCTTGTCCCTGACCCTCGGGGTCATTGTCGTCGCGGTGGTCTTGGTGGTCCGGACGCTGGCCTTCACGTCGCGCCAGGGGGCGGCCGAGGCGGGGACTCCGCTGGTGCTGGACGCGGAGGCGGCCTCGGCGCGGCTGGCCGGGGCGCTGCGACTGGAGACGGTGGCGGCCTCGGAAGGACAACCCGCGAACGACGCGGCCTTCCAGGCGCTGAAGGCCTACCTGCGGGAGCACTTTCCCCGTGTCCATGCCGCGCTGAAGTGCGAGCCGGTGGGGGCCCACTCGCTGCTCTACACCTGGCCGGGGACGGACGCGTCGCTGCGGCCCGTGCTGCTCCTGGGGCACCTGGACGTGGTGCCGGTGGCGGCGGGAGGCGACTCCGGATGGGTCCATCCTCCCTTCTCGGGTGTGGTGGCGGATGGGTATGTGTGGGGGCGCGGCGCGCTGGATGACAAGGGCAGCGTGCTCGGGCAGCTCGAAGCGGTGGAGGCCCTGCTGGCGGCGGGGGAGCGGCCGCGGCGGACGGTGTTGTTTGCCTTTGGCGCGGACGAGGAGGTGGGCGGCCTGGAGGGCGCGGTGGCCATCGCCACGCTGCTGAAGGAGCGGGGCGTCCGGCTGGAGTCGGTGCTGGATGAGGGCGGCGTCATCATGTCCGGCACCGTGCCGGGGGTGAGCGCGCCGGTGGCGCTCGTCGGGACGTCCGAGAAGGGCTTCGTCAGCGTGGAGCTGAAGGTGAAGGGGGAGGGGGGACACTCCTCCATGCCTCCGCCGAGCACCGCGGTGGGCGTGCTCGCGCGGGCCGTGTCGAAGCTGGAGTCGACGCCCATGCCCGCGCGGCTCGCGGGAGGCAGCCGCGAGCTGTTCGAGCGGGTGGGGCCCGAGATGGGCTTCGGCATGAAGCTGCTCTTCGCCAACCTGTGGCTCACCGAGCCGCTGGTGGTGAAGCAGCTGTCCGCCAGGCCCACCACCAACGCCGCGGTGCGCACCACCACCGCCGTCACGGTGTTCGAGGGCGGCGTGAAGGACAACGTCCTGCCGTCGGGCGCGCGGGCGGTGGTGAACTTCCGCATCCTCCCGGGCGACAGCGTCGAGGGCGTGCTGGCGCACGTGCGCGAGACGGTGGACGACGCCCGCGTGGAGGTGGGCACGCTGGCCTTCCAGAGCGAGCCTTCGCCCGTGTCGCCCACCGACTCCGACTCCTGGCGCCACCTGGAGCGCTCGGTGCGCCAGGTGTTCCCACAGGTGGTCGTGTCGCCCTACCTCAACGTGGCGGCCACGGACTCACGCCACTTCGTGGGCCTGAGCGACCACGTCTATCGCTTCTTCCCCGCGCACCTGCAGCGCGAGGACCTGGCACGGATTCACGGCCAGGACGAGCGCATCTCCGTGGCGGGCTACCTCGATGCTGTTCGGTTTTACGCCGCGTATCTGCGCAACACCGCTCGCTGAGACATCCTGATAACAGTCCAGGACCGGCTGGGGCCTGGGCTCTCCGGGCCCCAGCCTTCGAGTGCGGCGCACATGGGCGCGGATGTGGGTTGGCGATACGTACTGAGCTGATTCAGTCCGCCCTTCCTTCACATCTGTGTGTCCCCTGGACTTTCACGGGGTGTGCGGACAGTGCTTTGCGCAACTGCGTTGACACGCACCGCGAGCAATTCCAGCATTCGAGATCATGGCGACCGTCCCTTTGCTTGGTAAGCGGCTCGCGGGTCTCGCACTCGCGTCTCTTCTCTTCTCGATCATGTCGTTCTCTTGTGGAGGCGGCGGAGGTGGTTCTGGAAAGCCGGACGGCAGCGTCGACGTGCCGGATGGTTCGGGTTTGTGTGATGGCGGTCCGTGCCCCACGGACACGTGTGGCGACAGCCTCCGCCAGGCGGACGAGACGTGTGACGACGGCAACAAGGTGAGCGGCGACGGCTGCTCCGCGGACTGCAAGACGGTGGAGAGCGGCTGGTCCTGCGAGGTCGTCGGTCGGCCCTGCGTGAAGCTGGTGGGCTGCGGCAACGGCCGCAAGGAAGCCGACGAGGAGTGCGACGACCGCAACGTGACGTCGGGCGACGGCTGCAGCGAGACGTGCAAGCAGGAGCCCGGATGGAACTGCCCAGCCTCGGGTGGGCGCTGCCACGCGGCCCAGTGCAACGACGGCATCAAGGTCGGCGAGGAGGAGTGCGAGGATGGCAACCTCACCAACGGTGACGGCTGCAGCTCCATCTGCCGGCTGGAGGAAGGCTGGAAGTGCCCGACGGTGGGCGCGCAGTGCACGAAGACGACCTGCGGTGACAGCATCGTCGAGGGCACCGAGGAGTGCGACGACGGCAACAAGGACATGGGCGATGGCTGCTCGCCGCTGTGCAAGCGCGAGCCCAAGTGCACCAACGGCACCTGCGCGGCCACCTGCGGCGACGGCGTGATGCTGCCGAACGACACCAGCGAGGAGTGCGATGACGGCAACGTGCGCTCCAACGACGGGTGCTCGGCGACGTGCAAGCTCGAGGAAGGCTTCGTGTGCGAGCTCGTCGGGACCGACCCGCCGCCCCGCGTGGTCATCCCCGTCGTGTACCGGGACTTCATCGGGTTCCCCTGGACGGGGGGCCACGCGGACTTCCAGAACAAGAACGGTCAGTCCGAGCGCGGCATCGTCAAGACGGAGCTGACGAAGACCATCAATGGCAAGTCGTTCCCGGGTGGCAAGCCCGACTACGCCAAGGATGGGACGGACCTGTCGCTGTCGACGACGAACGGCCGGACCTTGTTCGAGCAGTGGTACACCGATGCGCCGGCCGTCAACCGCACGGTCGTCGGGACGCTGGACCTGCTGCGCCAGTCCAATGGCTCCTACGTGTTCGACGACCAGGACTTCTTCCCGCTCGACAGCGTGCCGGGAACCTGGGTGGCCGAGGGCAAGGAGACCAAGCGCAACGACAACAACGGCACGGCGCGCAACTTCCACTTCACCAGCGAGGCGCGCTACTGGTTCGAGTACAAGGGCACCGAGGTGCTCTCGTTCCGCGGTGACGACGACGTCTGGGTGTTCATCAACAGCAAGCTCGCGGTCGACCTGGGCGGTGTCCACGGCGCCGAGAGCGCGACCCTCACGCTGTCGACGAAGGCGACGGAGCTGGGCCTCCAGGTCGGCCGCATCTACGAGGTCGTCGTGTTCCAGGCCGAGCGCCACACGACGCAGTCCTCCTACCGCCTGACGCTCAACAACTTCACCACCAAGCGCACCGAGTGCCGCGCCACCTGCGGCAACAGCGTGATTGACGAGGGTGAGGAGTGCGACGACGGCATCAACGCGGGTGGCTATGGCCAGTGCAGCCGGGGCTGCGTCTGGGGCCCGCGCTGCGGCGACGGCAAGGAGCAGTCGGAGGCTCCCGCCAACGAGGAGTGCGACGACGGCAACACCGTCAACAA
This window contains:
- a CDS encoding glycosyl hydrolase family 18 protein gives rise to the protein MKTRLMTQWQLVLAVGVGTLLGGCGKGDEGPGLPGQPSSVEAQAADAQALVTWRPPSSDGGHPLLYYIVKCEPACGGAIVSAGDHQAMVMGLNNGFRYIFKVSAVNARGEGEGSVPSEYVTPLAGLSIRNPTVPGQPRAVRATAGNGQAYVSWLAPASFGGRPLQHYVVTAEPGGRSVTVKAPAASVNLVDLSNDKAHTITVKAINEMGEGPTVSAGSVTPRAGGAPSQWVSGYYVGYQRGLLPVESVDFSGMTHLMVGRVRPRYDGTLYSDFDVTTYEGPIMARALAERAHAAGRKALLMIGGFGEHDGFVKAATGESRIVFVRELLKLMDDLGYDGLDLDWEPINLPPAGNDGELLLALLDDLRAARPDIILTVPVNWINANFGMPEVEADFMAQLAERVDQLNIMSYKMSGNWGSWESWHSSPLMDDSPGRPSSVANSVDGYLKAGVPPGRLGIGIGFFGTCWQGVTEPRTPLDGRQHVSEGQSDNAMSYSNIMQAYYDPHARRWDEKAASPYLSFPTVSGPGHCNYISYEDGQSVAVKGQWARSKGLGGTIIWTINQGHIANAPEGRKDELLQQVKRSFLDP
- a CDS encoding M20 family peptidase; amino-acid sequence: MKRLFLSLTLGVIVVAVVLVVRTLAFTSRQGAAEAGTPLVLDAEAASARLAGALRLETVAASEGQPANDAAFQALKAYLREHFPRVHAALKCEPVGAHSLLYTWPGTDASLRPVLLLGHLDVVPVAAGGDSGWVHPPFSGVVADGYVWGRGALDDKGSVLGQLEAVEALLAAGERPRRTVLFAFGADEEVGGLEGAVAIATLLKERGVRLESVLDEGGVIMSGTVPGVSAPVALVGTSEKGFVSVELKVKGEGGHSSMPPPSTAVGVLARAVSKLESTPMPARLAGGSRELFERVGPEMGFGMKLLFANLWLTEPLVVKQLSARPTTNAAVRTTTAVTVFEGGVKDNVLPSGARAVVNFRILPGDSVEGVLAHVRETVDDARVEVGTLAFQSEPSPVSPTDSDSWRHLERSVRQVFPQVVVSPYLNVAATDSRHFVGLSDHVYRFFPAHLQREDLARIHGQDERISVAGYLDAVRFYAAYLRNTAR
- a CDS encoding DUF4215 domain-containing protein; this encodes MATVPLLGKRLAGLALASLLFSIMSFSCGGGGGGSGKPDGSVDVPDGSGLCDGGPCPTDTCGDSLRQADETCDDGNKVSGDGCSADCKTVESGWSCEVVGRPCVKLVGCGNGRKEADEECDDRNVTSGDGCSETCKQEPGWNCPASGGRCHAAQCNDGIKVGEEECEDGNLTNGDGCSSICRLEEGWKCPTVGAQCTKTTCGDSIVEGTEECDDGNKDMGDGCSPLCKREPKCTNGTCAATCGDGVMLPNDTSEECDDGNVRSNDGCSATCKLEEGFVCELVGTDPPPRVVIPVVYRDFIGFPWTGGHADFQNKNGQSERGIVKTELTKTINGKSFPGGKPDYAKDGTDLSLSTTNGRTLFEQWYTDAPAVNRTVVGTLDLLRQSNGSYVFDDQDFFPLDSVPGTWVAEGKETKRNDNNGTARNFHFTSEARYWFEYKGTEVLSFRGDDDVWVFINSKLAVDLGGVHGAESATLTLSTKATELGLQVGRIYEVVVFQAERHTTQSSYRLTLNNFTTKRTECRATCGNSVIDEGEECDDGINAGGYGQCSRGCVWGPRCGDGKEQSEAPANEECDDGNTVNNDGCSSTCRIEIN